A part of candidate division WOR-3 bacterium genomic DNA contains:
- a CDS encoding HypC/HybG/HupF family hydrogenase formation chaperone, protein MCLAVVGRIEKIDGDTAIAEIMGVKKEISIVLTPEVKVGDYVMIHAGFAINPIDEKEAKETERLLREIAKYT, encoded by the coding sequence ATGTGCCTGGCAGTAGTGGGGAGGATAGAAAAAATTGATGGTGATACAGCGATTGCGGAAATAATGGGGGTAAAAAAGGAGATTTCAATCGTTTTAACCCCGGAAGTGAAAGTGGGTGATTATGTGATGATCCATGCGGGTTTTGCGATAAATCCGATAGATGAAAAAGAGGCTAAAGAGACCGAAAGACTTTTGCGTGAAATTGCAAAATACACATAG